In Cataglyphis hispanica isolate Lineage 1 chromosome 8, ULB_Chis1_1.0, whole genome shotgun sequence, the DNA window TTGCCATCGAACGAGACGAATCAGAACGGTCATAATGTGGACGTGAATTTGCGACCTCCACCACCGCTTAAGGCGGCAATCAAGAGTCGTGGACAGTCTCTGCTGAAGAACAATCCAATTACAATACATACCACTAGCGGTGGGGGTGCACTTTCTATATCTACAGCGACAGATGAGAGCAAACGCATTCAGTGGAAGTGCAAACGTTGCAGTTTTCGAGATTTCAATAAAGACACTGTCTTATTACACGTTAAGTCTCATTATGAATCTGCTGATCAAGAACCCACCGAAGAAAGAGTAAGTTTTATACAGtcaaatagtatattttatttcttgcggTCGTAAAGCGCTTGtgctcaaattttaatatcccaTCTCGGAATAATATtgctttgaaaaaagaaagaaaatataaatataatacctgagcagataattaaataatataagcggAGCAACTGTTACTAGATATGCAAatagttattaatatgtaattaatatgaatatatagaatGAGAAATatgcttttctctcttcttttctttctttctttattatttttaatctttatatttttatattcagctacctttaacaaaatttaaaatccaatttaatgtgcttctttatctttttcacaGAATCCATTTGGTTGTGGGGATTGTCCCTTTTCAGCACCAGATGCTGCGACTCTGTCTCTTCATAGGATGCACCATCGGCCAAACTTGGAAGCTATATTCAAATGCTATCTTTGTCCATACTACGTTAGTACAAAGGCGTATGTGTCGCTGGTAACGCATTTTATGAACATGaacgtcgttttttttttttttaatctcgaaTAGTAGCTAATGACAATTTCAATATCagctattctttttttaatattgagaaatgCGCGCTAACTttccattttatatgtaaagaaGAGTGTACtaaaaaaagcataatataatattataaaagcataaatataatatatatttatacacaatgCAACATAATTTCTCTATTTGCTGTGCTACAGAGAACTGTTGGAGCACGCTAGACTCCATGGAGAAGAGCTGGCTGCTATCCATCAGCAAAACATGGACTCACCAAATGCCAAGAGTAAATTGCAACAAGTGTCAATTTCCGACATTGGTAAGTttcataaattgtatattcaaataaacatatatatatatatatatatatatatatatatatatatatgtatgtatgtatatatatatatatttgttttacagGCATTTCTCGAACAAAGAACGAAACATCTATAGAACAAGTGATTCAAATAACGTCGCGTAACAATGTAACGACGACTTCAAAGGCCGCCCCAGGTATAATCCCACCACCCCCGCCACCACCATCGCTTCTCCTAGATACTCGAGCCCTTCCGGACGCTCCGCTCGTCTGGGTATCGCGACCAGATGGCACGTTGACGAAGATGCTAAAGTGTCGTCACTGTCCTTATGTTTCGTCACGTCGTGCGGAGGTACGCGACCACGAGACGATGCATGTAGATACACCGACTCAGGGTCCCTTAATTGCTTGCACAGACTGTAGTTTCACCTGCGCGCGTCGGGAAATTATGATCGCGCATACGGAGATGCACGCGGGATCTCTGGGCACCGTTCACTGTCTAGTCGACGAGACACGGCCCGATTCTCAACAGGCGAGTGACCTAGCCACTTTACTCGGCATGACGCATACCCCAGTATTGGGCACCGAACCTGATTTGCACGACTCTCGTTTGGTGCATTGTTGCGGCAAATGCCCAGCGCGATTCCTGTGCGAGAAGGAATTGCGCATCCATCTGCGTTATCATACTACAGAATTAGCGCATTCGTGCCAATGGTGCTCATACGCGGCACGCCAATCGACACATCTGCTGGCTCATCAAAAAGCGCATTCGAGCGAGTATCAAGAGCGCACCAAGTATTTGTTATCTCTGTATGGGCATTCACAGCGTTACCCACCACCCGCGACGGCATGTGTTGAAGCGGGGAATCAGGAGAGCAATAATAGTGGTGTGCCTAATGTTGCATGGATCGTTGTCGAAATCAATGAGAACACAAACAGCAACGCCATGTCGACCGTTCAAAGGCCTGGAGGAAGTCAGGTGTTTACGTGCGCTAAATGTCCAGCGCGCTATTTCAGGCTGGATGCTTTAGAGTATCACATGACTCTACACGGTTCGAATAATCGATTCAAATGCAACGATTGCGACTACTCGTCAAAAACGGCACAGAACCTGGTCAAGCATCAGGTAGTACACCGACGACACAACGAAATCGGCAGCGAAACGATTGCAACGACGCCACCGACTACTGCTGCAGCTTCATCCGCTTCAGTTTCAACTCCCGGTCTGTCCGTGCAACCGCCACCGGATCCACAATTCGGTATCTTCATGCGTGGTAATCCCAATTTTGTTTATCAAGGTTACTTGCGGAACGGCCGTTTGAAGGAAAAGCGCTACAAGTGCCACAAATGTCCGTCCGCTTTCGAGAAACGCGAGCAGTACAGGGTCCATCTAACGTTACACGGTGCCAAGCAGCGTTATCGCTGCGACACATGTGATTATTCTGTCAAATATTacgcaaattttatacaacatcTGAAGAAGCATCAGGCAAACGCGGCAGCGCAAGCATCGCGCAGACAGTTCGAGGATGATCATATCTCTGTGGACAGTGATAGCATTGCCGACGCAGCTATCGCGACTTCATCACGCAAATCCTCGCGATCGTCCGTCGTCATTGCGTCTTCCGGTAACATTGTGACAAACACGTTGCAACCCTCAAATCAGGATAAGCAGAGTTTGTTGTTGATGCAAAAGAAGGGTATCATCTCTTCGACGGGTGAATCCGATGCGGAAACGATTCGTTGCCTCAGCTGTCCGTTCTCCACCACCGACAAGGATGTGATGGACGCGCACAAGCGTCGCCACGGCATCGAGCGTATGACTCCACCATGTCCGCATTGCGATTATATTCCGCGAAAAGATGAGAACGTCGGTGAACACATCAAACTGCACTTTACGAGATTATATAAACCCGAGTCGTATCTTATTGTCGAGTTGCTGACGCTGATGATGGAAAAGATACCCAAAATGAACAATAAAGATGAGGAGAAGGGAAGACAGCGAGTGAAAGACCTCCTGTTCAAGGAATGCGCCGATGGCAGATTTCTTCCACTTACTGAACCGCACTCTCTATCTCTAAGTACCTCAACTGTAAACAAGAAGAGGGTCATCGTAGATCCAAACACAGGCGAAACTAAGAATAATCTTGCCACataaatcgaatatttttattcggtTTTAGACGATCATTGTGTCCATGGCATATATTTGCACACATTTTTCTATGTAAGAGACTGGTCTGAAATAGATGATGTAGAACTTCGcgaacaattataaattagtgcgcattataaaaatcgatgaTTTTGTTTTCCAGTTGATGATAAGAGTCAAAATTTATCagaacgataaattaattttgaaactaaatttctatgaatacatatatataaatttgttatatcatgtaataaaatattaattattcgaccATGTTGTAGAGATGCCAcgcattttaatcatttacatTTGTTACAATTTCTTGCATTCATCGTTAACATATTGTTCAGTAATTTTAAGCGATGATGATCGTACGCGAGTATATTCTATGTGCAAACAAGTGTTTTATGccatattttgttaattctaTGATCATCATtactgtaaatatttatttgaaactcTGTCTTGTATAATACACAATCatgtatgataataaatgctcatactgtatatatatgatagcTCTAATAAACCGGATTGTATTTatagctttatatataatatttctaaatatataaagttataaatatagtcCGGATTATTAGAGCTATCTggaaaaaatcgaatttatctatatctgcagatttttaattctaatctgATATTgatttactataaataaagtaagatTATAATTGCAATGCAAATGTCAGGCTTGAGTgacattaaaatagaaatattttatgtcatatCTTTTGtatcgtttataaaataatttacagaaatgTATTTATGATCAAATGCCAGAATTGTCGAATAATATAGTGCAGCTACAAAAAATGCATTCCGTTTAATTCTAGGAAAGTTTCGAATCGTTTGATTGGTCAGAAAGATAggaggaaaaattttttgttctgattggacaattaatgatactctatCCCACGAGTAGAATTTTTGAACGCATCCTTTGATAGCAGACAATATATACTGTGATAATACAGTGACATGTGTGTCTACctgttttctttcttcttcattaGCGGggcaaagttttaaaattttctagaacaatttcaatttatgatGCAAGAGAAACGCGAATAGAGAAAGGTTAttcaaatcaattattaaaatatttcgttatttGCTTAACAAAGAtacgataaaatttgatttgaaatgCAAACTACTAACGAAGAAATAGACGAAACCGGGAAGCAATCAAATGACAGTAATGCGGTTGAAAATGTTCGAATAGAATTGAGAGAAGCTACCTTGACAAAAAGAAAGCAGAATCGTACATCTGCCTGGAATAAGAATCGCAAAAACTTGGGAGAATGTCCAGAGAATGAATTGTTTTCAATTGAGTATATTATTGAGAGAGCAAAGcttcttaaaaagaaaagaataactCTTGAAGATTATAGATATTTGCCTAATGCTCTTATCCAGGtacatttttcacaaaattattattttttaaaattatttgacattttgtacatataaatttattcatattctatacaattatataaatcacaagaggtgaaataaatagtaaactataataatattatttaatttcttgtatttattagtcggaggaaaatatttatgcatttttaagaGTAGATCAAAGTTTATCAGGCTTGATACGTGATCTGTCTGGTAACAATTCAACCTTACAATTATATGCAGCCAATTGCTGCTGTAATATTGCTCTTGGAAATTCAAAAGCTTGTACAGCATTGGGAAAAGCAATTATTCCATATCTACTTATTGAACTAGAaagcttaaattatatattgctggTAAGTTTATCTAACTAacattaaacaaaaaagagcaaaatatCAGTATACAGTTCTGTCCAATTCAGTTTTGTCACTTGTCAAGCT includes these proteins:
- the LOC126851701 gene encoding zinc finger protein 91-like isoform X4, coding for MLPTAGKGERRNLRGSARLSSKMSGRPPRLRALRPRSQQQQRTRTDVTRRSESNLKEAASHEEEEEEEVVEELDEEEKKAEDAGKTDTVSTDMANEMDVDDEDEDEVDEVTMTAITDDRNEEATPDNGDDIVDVDIDVDVDIEVRTEGGTMETTNEQASYECKSCKPHITLPDIKAYLEHLRKEHKYKGKNGHNPVENRCPTCSLNVKDLETHQRLHHLKRKFFRCAKCDYMTHIRARYTKHVKYHSMPMIKCDACDFSSAYKWNLERHMRNHGGGGAFKCRACNFTADIRQSLTVHESYHHDPPVSHANRKSNNAFERKPRNSPKRYNQVGASDFRAALNKTGSTTTSANSTDSFVSDHSLISIDDKRSALANAECIALKCEEKGCQFITAWDSEMQRHLAECHAPIVPPKPRKPLPRLIPLSLANSKSNNIIGNSGPPTTLLKVPRVRVRPELAQIARDTELAKMYGNKEAANSKRNFNTAAGIFERKNASFFDKLKEKLTTSASINNNGVPEVAVEGGPTHLTGRRVFKCPHCPFWASTASRFHVHIVGHLNRKPFECSMCAYRSNWRWDITKHIKLKAAKDAVHTTARVLMTDETGRRNYSKYNKYLAQVEQQQWDEDHMEERSIEETNSDGLASTKLLIVDNNKEYVPTIDLASQSPVTILPSNETNQNGHNVDVNLRPPPPLKAAIKSRGQSLLKNNPITIHTTSGGGALSISTATDESKRIQWKCKRCSFRDFNKDTVLLHVKSHYESADQEPTEERNPFGCGDCPFSAPDAATLSLHRMHHRPNLEAIFKCYLCPYYVSTKAELLEHARLHGEELAAIHQQNMDSPNAKSKLQQVSISDIGISRTKNETSIEQVIQITSRNNVTTTSKAAPGIIPPPPPPPSLLLDTRALPDAPLVWVSRPDGTLTKMLKCRHCPYVSSRRAEVRDHETMHVDTPTQGPLIACTDCSFTCARREIMIAHTEMHAGSLGTVHCLVDETRPDSQQASDLATLLGMTHTPVLGTEPDLHDSRLVHCCGKCPARFLCEKELRIHLRYHTTELAHSCQWCSYAARQSTHLLAHQKAHSSEYQERTKYLLSLYGHSQRYPPPATACVEAGNQESNNSGVPNVAWIVVEINENTNSNAMSTVQRPGGSQVFTCAKCPARYFRLDALEYHMTLHGSNNRFKCNDCDYSSKTAQNLVKHQVVHRRHNEIGSETIATTPPTTAAASSASVSTPGLSVQPPPDPQFGIFMRGNPNFVYQGYLRNGRLKEKRYKCHKCPSAFEKREQYRVHLTLHGAKQRYRCDTCDYSVKYYANFIQHLKKHQANAAAQASRRQFEDDHISVDSDSIADAAIATSSRKSSRSSVVIASSGNIVTNTLQPSNQDKQSLLLMQKKGIISSTGESDAETIRCLSCPFSTTDKDVMDAHKRRHGIERMTPPCPHCDYIPRKDENVGEHIKLHFTRLYKPESYLIVELLTLMMEKIPKMNNKDEEKGRQRVKDLLFKECADGRFLPLTEPHSLSLSTSTVNKKRVIVDPNTGETKNNLAT
- the LOC126851701 gene encoding uncharacterized protein LOC126851701 isoform X1, whose protein sequence is MLPTAGKGERRNLRGSARLSSKMSGRPPRLRALRPRSQQQQRTRTDVTRRSESNLKEAASHEEEEEEEVVEELDEEEKKAEDAGKTDTVSTDMANEMDVDDEDEDEVDEVTMTAITDDRNEEATPDNGDDIVDVDIDVDVDIEVRTEGGTMETTNEQASYECKSCKPHITLPDIKAYLEHLRKEHKYKGKNGHNPVENRCPTCSLNVKDLETHQRLHHLKRKFFRCAKCDYMTHIRARYTKHVKYHSMPMIKCDACDFSSAYKWNLERHMRNHGGGGAFKCRACNFTADIRQSLTVHESYHHDPPVSHANRKSNNAFERKPRNSPKRYNQVGASDFRAALNKTGSTTTSANSTDSFVSDHSLISIDDKRSALANAECIALKCEEKGCQFITAWDSEMQRHLAECHAPIVPPKPRKPLPRLIPLSLANSKSNNIIGNSGPPTTLLKVPRVRVRPELAQIARDTELAKMYGNKEAANSKRNFNTAAGIFERKNASFFDKLKEKLTTSASINNNGVPEVAVSSENDLKCWCTFKASSMEELACHKQTHHTALSVSVGTTRCPKCRRRCKSTTDLQVHMQCCHSRNDTTSSIDSSLEKITNCSDVRMTSSYRGEYSFPSQMDWDANLRGLNSSGSSVEGGPTHLTGRRVFKCPHCPFWASTASRFHVHIVGHLNRKPFECSMCAYRSNWRWDITKHIKLKAAKDAVHTTARVLMTDETGRRNYSKYNKYLAQVEQQQWDEDHMEERSIEETNSDGLASTKLLIVDNNKEYVPTIDLASQSPVTILPSNETNQNGHNVDVNLRPPPPLKAAIKSRGQSLLKNNPITIHTTSGGGALSISTATDESKRIQWKCKRCSFRDFNKDTVLLHVKSHYESADQEPTEERNPFGCGDCPFSAPDAATLSLHRMHHRPNLEAIFKCYLCPYYVSTKAELLEHARLHGEELAAIHQQNMDSPNAKSKLQQVSISDIGISRTKNETSIEQVIQITSRNNVTTTSKAAPGIIPPPPPPPSLLLDTRALPDAPLVWVSRPDGTLTKMLKCRHCPYVSSRRAEVRDHETMHVDTPTQGPLIACTDCSFTCARREIMIAHTEMHAGSLGTVHCLVDETRPDSQQASDLATLLGMTHTPVLGTEPDLHDSRLVHCCGKCPARFLCEKELRIHLRYHTTELAHSCQWCSYAARQSTHLLAHQKAHSSEYQERTKYLLSLYGHSQRYPPPATACVEAGNQESNNSGVPNVAWIVVEINENTNSNAMSTVQRPGGSQVFTCAKCPARYFRLDALEYHMTLHGSNNRFKCNDCDYSSKTAQNLVKHQVVHRRHNEIGSETIATTPPTTAAASSASVSTPGLSVQPPPDPQFGIFMRGNPNFVYQGYLRNGRLKEKRYKCHKCPSAFEKREQYRVHLTLHGAKQRYRCDTCDYSVKYYANFIQHLKKHQANAAAQASRRQFEDDHISVDSDSIADAAIATSSRKSSRSSVVIASSGNIVTNTLQPSNQDKQSLLLMQKKGIISSTGESDAETIRCLSCPFSTTDKDVMDAHKRRHGIERMTPPCPHCDYIPRKDENVGEHIKLHFTRLYKPESYLIVELLTLMMEKIPKMNNKDEEKGRQRVKDLLFKECADGRFLPLTEPHSLSLSTSTVNKKRVIVDPNTGETKNNLAT
- the LOC126851701 gene encoding uncharacterized protein LOC126851701 isoform X2, which translates into the protein MLPTAGKGERRNLRGSARLSSKMSGRPPRLRALRPRSQQQQRTRTDVTRRSESNLKEAASHEEEEEEEVVEELDEEEKKAEDAGKTDTVSTDMANEMDVDDEDEDEVDEVTMTAITDDRNEEATPDNGDDIVDVDIDVDVDIEVRTEGGTMETTNEQASYECKSCKPHITLPDIKAYLEHLRKEHKYKWNLERHMRNHGGGGAFKCRACNFTADIRQSLTVHESYHHDPPVSHANRKSNNAFERKPRNSPKRYNQVGASDFRAALNKTGSTTTSANSTDSFVSDHSLISIDDKRSALANAECIALKCEEKGCQFITAWDSEMQRHLAECHAPIVPPKPRKPLPRLIPLSLANSKSNNIIGNSGPPTTLLKVPRVRVRPELAQIARDTELAKMYGNKEAANSKRNFNTAAGIFERKNASFFDKLKEKLTTSASINNNGVPEVAVSSENDLKCWCTFKASSMEELACHKQTHHTALSVSVGTTRCPKCRRRCKSTTDLQVHMQCCHSRNDTTSSIDSSLEKITNCSDVRMTSSYRGEYSFPSQMDWDANLRGLNSSGSSVEGGPTHLTGRRVFKCPHCPFWASTASRFHVHIVGHLNRKPFECSMCAYRSNWRWDITKHIKLKAAKDAVHTTARVLMTDETGRRNYSKYNKYLAQVEQQQWDEDHMEERSIEETNSDGLASTKLLIVDNNKEYVPTIDLASQSPVTILPSNETNQNGHNVDVNLRPPPPLKAAIKSRGQSLLKNNPITIHTTSGGGALSISTATDESKRIQWKCKRCSFRDFNKDTVLLHVKSHYESADQEPTEERNPFGCGDCPFSAPDAATLSLHRMHHRPNLEAIFKCYLCPYYVSTKAELLEHARLHGEELAAIHQQNMDSPNAKSKLQQVSISDIGISRTKNETSIEQVIQITSRNNVTTTSKAAPGIIPPPPPPPSLLLDTRALPDAPLVWVSRPDGTLTKMLKCRHCPYVSSRRAEVRDHETMHVDTPTQGPLIACTDCSFTCARREIMIAHTEMHAGSLGTVHCLVDETRPDSQQASDLATLLGMTHTPVLGTEPDLHDSRLVHCCGKCPARFLCEKELRIHLRYHTTELAHSCQWCSYAARQSTHLLAHQKAHSSEYQERTKYLLSLYGHSQRYPPPATACVEAGNQESNNSGVPNVAWIVVEINENTNSNAMSTVQRPGGSQVFTCAKCPARYFRLDALEYHMTLHGSNNRFKCNDCDYSSKTAQNLVKHQVVHRRHNEIGSETIATTPPTTAAASSASVSTPGLSVQPPPDPQFGIFMRGNPNFVYQGYLRNGRLKEKRYKCHKCPSAFEKREQYRVHLTLHGAKQRYRCDTCDYSVKYYANFIQHLKKHQANAAAQASRRQFEDDHISVDSDSIADAAIATSSRKSSRSSVVIASSGNIVTNTLQPSNQDKQSLLLMQKKGIISSTGESDAETIRCLSCPFSTTDKDVMDAHKRRHGIERMTPPCPHCDYIPRKDENVGEHIKLHFTRLYKPESYLIVELLTLMMEKIPKMNNKDEEKGRQRVKDLLFKECADGRFLPLTEPHSLSLSTSTVNKKRVIVDPNTGETKNNLAT
- the LOC126851701 gene encoding uncharacterized protein LOC126851701 isoform X5; this translates as MLPTAGKGERRNLRGSARLSSKMSGRPPRLRALRPRSQQQQRTRTDVTRRSESNLKEAASHEEEEEEEVVEELDEEEKKAEDAGKTDTVSTDMANEMDVDDEDEDEVDEVTMTAITDDRNEEATPDNGDDIVDVDIDVDVDIEVRTEGGTMETTNEQASYECKSCKPHITLPDIKAYLEHLRKEHKYKGKNGHNPVENRCPTCSLNVKDLETHQRLHHLKRKFFRCAKCDYMTHIRARYTKHVKYHSMPMIKCDACDFSSAYKWNLERHMRNHGGGGAFKCRACNFTADIRQSLTVHESYHHDPPVSHANRKSNNAFERKPRNSPKRYNQVGASDFRAALNKTGSTTTSANSTDSFVSDHSLISIDDKRSALANAECIALKCEEKGCQFITAWDSEMQRHLAECHAPIVPPKPRKPLPRLIPLSLANSKSNNIIGNSGPPTTLLKVPRVRVRPELAQIARDTELAKMYGNKEAANSKRNFNTAAGIFERKNASFFDKLKEKLTTSASINNNGVPEVAVEQQQWDEDHMEERSIEETNSDGLASTKLLIVDNNKEYVPTIDLASQSPVTILPSNETNQNGHNVDVNLRPPPPLKAAIKSRGQSLLKNNPITIHTTSGGGALSISTATDESKRIQWKCKRCSFRDFNKDTVLLHVKSHYESADQEPTEERNPFGCGDCPFSAPDAATLSLHRMHHRPNLEAIFKCYLCPYYVSTKAELLEHARLHGEELAAIHQQNMDSPNAKSKLQQVSISDIGISRTKNETSIEQVIQITSRNNVTTTSKAAPGIIPPPPPPPSLLLDTRALPDAPLVWVSRPDGTLTKMLKCRHCPYVSSRRAEVRDHETMHVDTPTQGPLIACTDCSFTCARREIMIAHTEMHAGSLGTVHCLVDETRPDSQQASDLATLLGMTHTPVLGTEPDLHDSRLVHCCGKCPARFLCEKELRIHLRYHTTELAHSCQWCSYAARQSTHLLAHQKAHSSEYQERTKYLLSLYGHSQRYPPPATACVEAGNQESNNSGVPNVAWIVVEINENTNSNAMSTVQRPGGSQVFTCAKCPARYFRLDALEYHMTLHGSNNRFKCNDCDYSSKTAQNLVKHQVVHRRHNEIGSETIATTPPTTAAASSASVSTPGLSVQPPPDPQFGIFMRGNPNFVYQGYLRNGRLKEKRYKCHKCPSAFEKREQYRVHLTLHGAKQRYRCDTCDYSVKYYANFIQHLKKHQANAAAQASRRQFEDDHISVDSDSIADAAIATSSRKSSRSSVVIASSGNIVTNTLQPSNQDKQSLLLMQKKGIISSTGESDAETIRCLSCPFSTTDKDVMDAHKRRHGIERMTPPCPHCDYIPRKDENVGEHIKLHFTRLYKPESYLIVELLTLMMEKIPKMNNKDEEKGRQRVKDLLFKECADGRFLPLTEPHSLSLSTSTVNKKRVIVDPNTGETKNNLAT
- the LOC126851701 gene encoding uncharacterized protein LOC126851701 isoform X3 — translated: MLPTAGKGERRNLRGSARLSSKMSGRPPRLRALRPRSQQQQRTRTDVTRRSESNLKEAASHEEEEEEEVVEELDEEEKKAEDAGKTDTVSTDMANEMDVDDEDEDEVDEVTMTAITDDRNEEATPDNGDDIVDVDIDVDVDIEVRTEGGTMETTNEQASYECKSCKPHITLPDIKAYLEHLRKEHKYKGKNGHNPVENRCPTCSLNVKDLETHQRLHHLKRKFFRCAKCDYMTHIRARYTKHVKYHSMPMIKCDACDFSSAYKWNLERHMRNHGGGGAFKCRACNFTADIRQSLTVHESYHHDPPVSHANRKSNNAFERKPRNSPKRYNQVGASDFRAALNKTGSTTTSANSTDSFVSDHSLISIDDKRSALANAECIALKCEEKGCQFITAWDSEMQRHLAECHAPIVPPKPRKPLPRLIPLSLANSKSNNIIGNSGPPTTLLKVPRVRVRPELAQIARDTELAKMYGNKEAANSKRNFNTAAGIFERKNASFFDKLKEKLTTSASINNNGVPEVAVSSENDLKCWCTFKASSMEELACHKQTHHTALSVSVGTTRCPKCRRRCKSTTDLQVHMQCCHSRNDTTSSIDSSLEKITNCSDVRMTSSYRGEYSFPSQMDWDANLRGLNSSGSSVEQQQWDEDHMEERSIEETNSDGLASTKLLIVDNNKEYVPTIDLASQSPVTILPSNETNQNGHNVDVNLRPPPPLKAAIKSRGQSLLKNNPITIHTTSGGGALSISTATDESKRIQWKCKRCSFRDFNKDTVLLHVKSHYESADQEPTEERNPFGCGDCPFSAPDAATLSLHRMHHRPNLEAIFKCYLCPYYVSTKAELLEHARLHGEELAAIHQQNMDSPNAKSKLQQVSISDIGISRTKNETSIEQVIQITSRNNVTTTSKAAPGIIPPPPPPPSLLLDTRALPDAPLVWVSRPDGTLTKMLKCRHCPYVSSRRAEVRDHETMHVDTPTQGPLIACTDCSFTCARREIMIAHTEMHAGSLGTVHCLVDETRPDSQQASDLATLLGMTHTPVLGTEPDLHDSRLVHCCGKCPARFLCEKELRIHLRYHTTELAHSCQWCSYAARQSTHLLAHQKAHSSEYQERTKYLLSLYGHSQRYPPPATACVEAGNQESNNSGVPNVAWIVVEINENTNSNAMSTVQRPGGSQVFTCAKCPARYFRLDALEYHMTLHGSNNRFKCNDCDYSSKTAQNLVKHQVVHRRHNEIGSETIATTPPTTAAASSASVSTPGLSVQPPPDPQFGIFMRGNPNFVYQGYLRNGRLKEKRYKCHKCPSAFEKREQYRVHLTLHGAKQRYRCDTCDYSVKYYANFIQHLKKHQANAAAQASRRQFEDDHISVDSDSIADAAIATSSRKSSRSSVVIASSGNIVTNTLQPSNQDKQSLLLMQKKGIISSTGESDAETIRCLSCPFSTTDKDVMDAHKRRHGIERMTPPCPHCDYIPRKDENVGEHIKLHFTRLYKPESYLIVELLTLMMEKIPKMNNKDEEKGRQRVKDLLFKECADGRFLPLTEPHSLSLSTSTVNKKRVIVDPNTGETKNNLAT